In Hyphomicrobiales bacterium, a single window of DNA contains:
- a CDS encoding CDP-alcohol phosphatidyltransferase family protein yields the protein MPVSLPNLITIARILLVPVTVWLIINHQYLLALLAFLAAGISDAIDGFIARRFNLISELGGYLDPIADKALLVSIYVSLAILEVLPTWLAIIVVTRDVLIVGAVLLALLMGRPLEMKPLQISKLNTVAQIVFAGAVLLALSFDLHLDSLLMAGAFLVAALTLASGAFYMRNWVRHMSAPRSKEQP from the coding sequence ATGCCCGTAAGCCTCCCCAACCTCATCACCATCGCCCGCATCCTGTTGGTGCCGGTGACGGTGTGGCTCATCATCAACCATCAATACCTGCTGGCGCTGCTGGCCTTTCTCGCGGCCGGAATCAGTGATGCGATCGATGGCTTCATCGCCCGCCGCTTCAACCTCATCTCCGAACTCGGTGGATATCTCGATCCGATTGCGGACAAGGCGCTGCTGGTTTCGATCTACGTCTCGCTCGCCATTCTTGAAGTGCTGCCCACCTGGCTCGCCATCATCGTGGTGACGCGCGACGTGCTGATCGTCGGTGCCGTGTTGCTCGCATTGCTCATGGGCCGTCCGCTGGAGATGAAGCCGCTTCAGATCAGCAAGCTCAACACCGTGGCGCAGATCGTCTTCGCGGGTGCCGTACTGCTCGCCCTCTCATTCGACTTGCATCTGGATTCGCTCTTGATGGCGGGCGCATTCCTGGTGGCGGCGCTGACTCTTGCCTCGGGCGCTTTCTACATGCGCAACTGGGTGCGCCACATGAGCGCGCCCCGGAGCAAGGAGCAGCCATGA
- a CDS encoding AI-2E family transporter has translation MTFQKQLKFWLAALAVFVLFLWAFQDILLPFIAGFVLAYFLDPVADWLERRGLNRVLATMLILVAAVLVVVFIVLLVVPILGDQALKLAQDLPSLLKALLAKFDAWAPQTIKDMIARSGTDIQGSVGDIASRAAVWIAAVISSIWSGGMALVNIFSLLIVTPIVAFYLLADWDNIVAKVDGWLPRDHVDEVRAIARDIDTALAGFIRGQGTVCLLLGVFYAVGLTLAGLKFGLAIGLGAGLLSFIPYIGALTGGVMAIGVGLVQFWPDWSSVLIIIAIFAAGQFIEGNFLSPKLVGGSIGLHPVWLMFALFAFSYVFGFVGLLLAVPMAAGAGVLVRYGLSRYLRSRLYTGSPAPTPVPLPVEKAAARPARPLAKRKA, from the coding sequence ATGACATTTCAGAAGCAACTCAAGTTCTGGCTGGCGGCGCTCGCTGTGTTCGTGCTGTTCCTCTGGGCCTTCCAGGATATTCTCCTGCCCTTCATCGCCGGGTTTGTGCTCGCCTACTTCCTCGATCCCGTGGCGGATTGGCTGGAGCGGAGGGGCCTCAATCGGGTACTTGCCACGATGTTGATCCTGGTGGCGGCAGTGCTGGTGGTGGTGTTCATCGTCCTCCTCGTTGTGCCGATCCTGGGCGACCAGGCACTCAAGCTTGCGCAGGACCTGCCGTCCCTCCTCAAAGCACTGCTGGCGAAGTTCGATGCCTGGGCGCCACAGACGATCAAAGACATGATCGCCCGCAGCGGCACGGATATCCAGGGGTCGGTGGGTGACATCGCCAGCCGCGCCGCCGTGTGGATCGCGGCGGTGATCTCATCGATCTGGTCTGGCGGCATGGCGCTGGTGAATATCTTCTCGCTGCTGATCGTCACGCCGATCGTGGCGTTCTACCTGCTGGCCGATTGGGACAACATCGTCGCCAAGGTGGACGGCTGGCTGCCGCGTGACCATGTGGACGAAGTGCGCGCCATCGCCCGCGACATCGATACGGCGTTGGCAGGATTTATCCGTGGCCAGGGCACGGTGTGCCTGCTACTCGGCGTATTCTACGCCGTGGGACTGACCCTCGCGGGGCTCAAGTTCGGCCTCGCCATCGGGCTGGGGGCAGGGCTTCTCAGCTTCATTCCCTATATCGGTGCCCTGACGGGCGGCGTGATGGCCATCGGCGTGGGACTGGTGCAGTTCTGGCCGGACTGGAGCAGCGTGCTGATCATCATTGCGATTTTCGCGGCGGGCCAATTCATTGAGGGCAATTTCCTTTCGCCCAAGCTGGTTGGCGGATCAATCGGGCTGCATCCGGTCTGGCTGATGTTTGCGCTCTTTGCATTCAGCTATGTCTTCGGCTTTGTCGGCCTGCTGCTGGCGGTGCCCATGGCGGCGGGCGCCGGCGTGCTGGTGCGCTACGGCCTGTCACGATACCTGAGGTCGCGCCTCTACACCGGCAGTCCCGCGCCAACACCAGTGCCGCTTCCCGTGGAAAAGGCTGCGGCTCGGCCCGCGCGGCCCCTGGCCAAGCGCAAGGCCTGA